The Antarcticibacterium sp. 1MA-6-2 genome has a window encoding:
- a CDS encoding calcium/sodium antiporter has product MLLPSVLLIAGLAILILGANFMVEGASALAKKFNISNLAIGLTVVAFGTSAPELVVNTFAAVQGHEDIVFGNVLGSNNFNLFIILGITGLITPLAVQSSTAWKEIPISFLAIIVLYVLVNDSLLFGRDGSRLNMMDGFILLIFFALFLFYVYKQLKSDPSETEELIPLTALTNTKMALFIVGGLAGLVLGGHLVVNNATQIAESLGISQKIIGLTVVAAGTSLPELATSVVAALKKNADIAVGNIIGSNIFNIFLILGASSILAPIGFSEGFNTDIYILAGGTIFLFLAMFMGGRKKLDRWEAAILLVFYLAYTTYLVMQEL; this is encoded by the coding sequence ATGCTATTACCTTCAGTATTACTTATCGCAGGCCTTGCTATTCTCATTTTAGGCGCAAATTTTATGGTAGAGGGAGCTTCTGCTCTCGCCAAGAAATTCAATATTTCCAATCTTGCAATAGGTCTTACCGTTGTAGCTTTTGGAACCTCAGCTCCAGAACTGGTGGTAAATACTTTCGCTGCAGTACAGGGGCACGAGGATATTGTATTTGGGAATGTTCTGGGAAGCAATAATTTCAACCTTTTCATAATCCTGGGTATTACTGGTCTTATTACTCCGCTTGCCGTACAATCCAGCACCGCGTGGAAAGAAATTCCTATCTCATTTCTGGCCATTATAGTTTTGTATGTTTTGGTAAATGACAGTTTGTTGTTTGGTAGGGATGGTTCCCGTCTAAATATGATGGATGGTTTTATTCTGCTAATATTCTTCGCACTGTTCCTATTTTACGTTTACAAGCAGCTGAAGAGCGATCCTTCTGAAACAGAAGAACTCATACCACTTACTGCACTTACAAATACTAAAATGGCACTTTTCATAGTAGGAGGCCTGGCAGGTTTGGTTTTAGGAGGACACCTTGTGGTGAATAACGCCACTCAGATAGCAGAATCACTAGGGATAAGTCAAAAAATTATCGGACTTACTGTTGTGGCTGCCGGGACATCTCTTCCCGAGCTCGCAACTTCTGTAGTGGCGGCCCTGAAAAAGAATGCTGATATTGCAGTGGGAAATATAATCGGCTCGAACATTTTCAACATCTTTTTAATCCTGGGAGCCTCCTCAATTTTAGCTCCTATAGGTTTTTCTGAAGGATTTAATACTGACATTTATATTTTGGCAGGAGGAACAATTTTTTTATTTCTGGCAATGTTCATGGGTGGCAGGAAAAAACTGGATAGATGGGAAGCTGCTATTTTACTTGTATTTTATCTCGCCTACACCACCTATCTTGTGATGCAGGAATTATAA
- a CDS encoding DUF2459 domain-containing protein: protein MKDWTKIVKPHHSLSPPEEVKYVSFGWGDLEFYRNTPEWKDLKLKTAFKSLFLKTPAAIHVRFLTTYSFGGDSRAIAVTQSQYEMLSSYIKNSFKFATSGNTQPVKDLHYTRDDVFYHARGSLNLFKTCNTWVNSGLKNSDLKASLWTPFVEGIFLRYPKDRNEEPAAAVNLNLIGLKMKKIPGSAVDQIILSILGLFYNPLRDDSALFFLTSRDNKIQLLCFLPEKRTKIFLNIT, encoded by the coding sequence GTGAAAGATTGGACGAAAATTGTCAAACCCCACCATAGTCTATCTCCTCCTGAAGAAGTAAAATATGTGAGTTTTGGATGGGGAGATCTGGAGTTTTACCGCAATACACCGGAATGGAAGGATCTGAAATTAAAAACAGCATTTAAATCTCTATTTCTGAAAACACCTGCTGCTATACATGTGAGATTCCTTACTACTTACTCCTTTGGAGGGGATTCCAGAGCCATTGCCGTAACCCAATCGCAGTATGAAATGTTATCCTCTTACATCAAAAACAGTTTTAAGTTTGCTACCTCCGGAAATACGCAACCTGTGAAGGATCTTCACTATACCCGTGACGACGTATTTTACCATGCTCGTGGTTCACTCAACCTCTTCAAAACCTGCAATACCTGGGTCAACAGCGGACTTAAAAATTCAGATCTTAAGGCCTCCCTTTGGACTCCATTTGTAGAAGGGATTTTTCTCAGATATCCCAAAGATAGAAATGAAGAGCCTGCTGCAGCTGTGAACTTGAATTTAATTGGATTAAAAATGAAAAAAATACCAGGATCAGCTGTAGACCAGATCATTCTTTCAATTTTAGGTTTATTTTATAATCCACTCCGGGACGACTCTGCGTTATTCTTTTTAACTTCAAGAGATAATAAAATCCAGTTGTTATGTTTTCTTCCGGAAAAAAGAACAAAGATATTTCTGAACATTACCTGA
- a CDS encoding erythromycin esterase family protein produces MFSSGKKNKDISEHYLKFETNSDLDPLLESIGGSRYVLLGEASHGTHEYYTWTAQISKRLIQEKGFSFIAVEGDWPDCYKINKWIKEPDDRREIKDVLSEFRRWPTWMWANWEIAAFATWLRNYNSQIAEKEKIGFYGLDVYSLWESIDLIVDYLEKEDPETAKHARDAYMCFEPYKEGDSYSSVFSSSKPGCKEEVIKLLKEVRQNAHKYNSEKEADLNAEINSLVLANAEKYYKAMAGFGEDSWNVRDRHMVETLNTLTKYHGPQSKVIVWEHNTHIGDARATDMADDGLVNVGQLVREQHGSQGVYLAGFGSYSGSVIAGTHWGAPMKNMRVPQGTRGSIEEKLHNEQQGNKLLILKDNKDLGEAFERRMGHRAIGVVYHPEREWGNYVPTKLAERYDAFLFIDETKALHPLRITPDGNLTPETFPFGI; encoded by the coding sequence ATGTTTTCTTCCGGAAAAAAGAACAAAGATATTTCTGAACATTACCTGAAATTTGAAACAAATTCCGATTTAGATCCGCTGCTGGAAAGCATTGGAGGCTCAAGATATGTACTCTTAGGAGAAGCCAGCCATGGTACCCACGAATACTACACCTGGACGGCACAAATCTCAAAAAGGTTAATTCAGGAAAAAGGATTTTCATTTATTGCGGTTGAAGGAGACTGGCCCGATTGCTATAAGATCAATAAATGGATCAAAGAACCTGATGATCGGCGCGAGATCAAAGATGTATTGAGCGAATTTCGCCGCTGGCCTACCTGGATGTGGGCGAATTGGGAAATTGCTGCTTTTGCTACCTGGCTCAGAAATTATAATTCCCAAATAGCCGAGAAGGAAAAAATAGGCTTTTATGGCCTCGACGTTTACAGCTTATGGGAATCAATAGATCTAATTGTAGATTATCTTGAAAAGGAAGATCCTGAAACAGCCAAACACGCTAGGGATGCTTATATGTGTTTTGAACCATATAAAGAAGGAGATTCTTACTCCTCTGTTTTTTCTTCTTCTAAACCGGGATGTAAAGAGGAAGTCATTAAACTGTTAAAGGAAGTAAGGCAAAACGCTCACAAATATAACAGCGAAAAAGAAGCAGATCTTAATGCTGAAATTAACAGCCTTGTACTGGCAAATGCCGAAAAATATTATAAAGCAATGGCAGGCTTTGGAGAAGATTCCTGGAATGTTCGTGACAGGCACATGGTCGAAACCCTTAATACCCTCACTAAATATCACGGCCCACAATCTAAAGTAATTGTTTGGGAACACAATACTCACATAGGTGACGCCAGGGCAACTGATATGGCCGATGATGGATTGGTAAATGTGGGGCAATTGGTAAGAGAACAGCACGGGAGCCAGGGAGTTTATTTAGCGGGATTTGGTTCCTATTCAGGATCTGTTATTGCGGGGACTCATTGGGGAGCGCCCATGAAAAATATGAGAGTACCTCAGGGAACAAGAGGCAGTATAGAGGAAAAATTACATAACGAGCAACAAGGCAATAAGCTATTAATTTTGAAAGATAACAAGGACCTGGGGGAGGCTTTTGAAAGGAGGATGGGTCATAGAGCTATTGGTGTTGTTTATCATCCTGAAAGAGAATGGGGAAATTATGTACCTACCAAACTTGCAGAAAGATATGATGCATTCCTATTCATTGATGAAACAAAGGCACTGCATCCTCTAAGAATAACACCTGATGGTAATCTTACACCGGAAACCTTTCCCTTTGGGATATAA
- a CDS encoding P1 family peptidase, with protein MKISYSLCFLLLLFYSYSFSQQRVRELGIEIGVIPTGKLNGITDVSGVKVGHVTLSKGDSVRTGVTAILPHSGKIFQQKVPAAVYVGNGFGKLAGSTQVAELGNLETLSDSHKHAECSYCNGCGDSVYLESGRK; from the coding sequence ATGAAAATTAGTTACAGCCTTTGCTTTTTGCTCCTTCTCTTTTATAGTTACAGCTTTTCTCAACAACGAGTGCGGGAATTAGGTATTGAAATAGGAGTTATTCCTACAGGGAAATTAAATGGCATTACCGATGTTTCCGGCGTTAAAGTTGGTCATGTTACTCTTTCTAAAGGGGACTCTGTAAGAACAGGCGTTACTGCTATTCTTCCTCACAGCGGAAAAATTTTTCAGCAGAAAGTGCCTGCCGCTGTTTATGTTGGAAATGGCTTCGGAAAATTAGCCGGAAGCACTCAGGTAGCTGAACTCGGAAACCTGGAAACGCTTAGTGATTCTCACAAACACGCTGAATGTTCCTACTGCAATGGATGCGGTGATTCAGTATACCTTGAATCAGGAAGGAAATGA
- a CDS encoding P1 family peptidase, with the protein MDAVIQYTLNQEGNEEIRSVNAVVGETNDGYLNDIRSQLSTDFRCYFCNRKCNGK; encoded by the coding sequence ATGGATGCGGTGATTCAGTATACCTTGAATCAGGAAGGAAATGAAGAGATTCGTTCTGTCAATGCTGTGGTAGGAGAAACCAACGACGGATATTTAAATGACATTCGCAGTCAGCTAAGTACAGATTTCAGATGTTATTTCTGCAATAGAAAATGCAACGGAAAGTAA
- a CDS encoding P1 family peptidase, which translates to MENATESNTNEGNVGAGTGTIVFGYKGGIGTSSRVLPPGLGGYTVGVLVQTNFGGVLQVAGVLVGKELGNFSFSDKLLNNVDGSCMIVVATDAPLDSRNLERLAKRAFLGVAKTGGIVSNGSGDYVIAFSTAEGVRIPYQTENNLLSQEIVPNDLMSPVFMAAIEATEEAILNSLFMAETMTGYKNRTIEALPKKEVMEILKKYNAIPD; encoded by the coding sequence ATAGAAAATGCAACGGAAAGTAACACTAATGAAGGCAATGTAGGTGCGGGCACTGGTACTATTGTCTTTGGATATAAAGGCGGAATTGGCACTTCTTCACGTGTGCTTCCACCCGGCCTGGGCGGATATACTGTTGGGGTGCTGGTACAAACAAATTTTGGCGGAGTATTACAAGTTGCCGGAGTACTAGTTGGAAAGGAACTGGGAAATTTCAGTTTTAGTGATAAACTTCTGAATAATGTAGACGGTTCCTGTATGATCGTTGTTGCTACTGATGCTCCATTGGACAGCCGAAACCTCGAACGCCTGGCAAAGAGAGCTTTTTTAGGAGTAGCAAAAACGGGAGGAATTGTTTCAAACGGTAGCGGAGATTACGTAATAGCTTTTTCTACTGCGGAAGGGGTAAGAATTCCTTATCAAACTGAAAATAACCTGCTTTCACAGGAGATTGTTCCCAATGATCTCATGTCCCCCGTATTTATGGCTGCTATTGAAGCCACTGAAGAAGCAATCCTCAACTCCTTATTTATGGCAGAAACAATGACAGGATATAAAAACAGAACTATTGAAGCTCTTCCAAAAAAAGAGGTGATGGAAATTCTGAAAAAATATAATGCGATTCCGGATTAA
- a CDS encoding aminotransferase class IV — protein sequence MREAKSYPQEVYFNGKWMKPGEAYISVFDRGFMFGDGIYEVTPFYGGKPFKLKEHLKRLQYCLDQVQIKFEAFSLEALMAEAVSRAGLAEADAAVYIQVTRGVAPRSHFFPENIEPTVLLYAYKINLRGFETNPLNVLASEDKRWHRCDIKATALMGNILANEEAIANNFDENIMVRNGYFSEGSHTNIFFVKNATVYTHPEGPHILSGITRQVVIDLCTQLRIKFKLGSCSFG from the coding sequence ATGAGGGAAGCAAAAAGTTATCCGCAAGAAGTTTATTTCAACGGAAAATGGATGAAGCCTGGTGAGGCTTATATTTCCGTGTTCGACAGAGGTTTTATGTTTGGTGATGGCATTTATGAAGTTACCCCTTTTTATGGCGGTAAACCATTTAAGCTGAAGGAACATCTTAAACGACTTCAATACTGCCTTGACCAGGTGCAAATAAAGTTTGAAGCTTTTTCACTTGAAGCACTTATGGCTGAAGCTGTTTCCCGTGCGGGTTTGGCTGAGGCTGATGCAGCTGTTTACATCCAAGTTACACGCGGAGTTGCCCCCAGGAGCCATTTTTTTCCGGAGAATATTGAACCAACAGTTCTGCTTTACGCATATAAAATAAACTTGAGAGGTTTTGAAACCAATCCCTTAAATGTTCTTGCTTCTGAAGATAAACGTTGGCACCGTTGTGATATAAAAGCCACTGCCTTAATGGGTAATATCCTTGCCAATGAAGAAGCCATTGCTAATAATTTTGATGAAAACATCATGGTGCGTAATGGCTATTTTTCCGAAGGCTCCCATACCAATATCTTCTTCGTAAAAAATGCCACGGTTTATACCCATCCTGAAGGTCCGCACATCCTCTCCGGAATCACCAGGCAGGTAGTTATAGATCTCTGCACCCAATTAAGGATAAAATTTAAACTTGGAAGCTGTTCATTTGGATGA
- a CDS encoding amidase family protein has translation MHRIKKFDRNNARSLNSVIALNPDVIKEAKEKDSAFQAGQRNHPIFGIPVLLKDNINTENMPTTAGAVALQKNNTDDAYIVERLKENGAIILGKANLSEWAYFFCGECPSGYSAVGGQTLNPYGRKILDTGGSSSGSAVAIAANFAPVAVGSETSGSILSPASQNSLVGLKPTIGVLSRGGIVPISSTLDTPGPITKNVIDNAILFSAMTGKDPQDPASAKSGRVNEDYYSSISKKNLEGVRFGALKPLMEDSLYIAAVNDLREAGAEVIEFEPEKVELPNFLRLLNLDMKKDLPEYFEKYGGSGEFRGVEDVIAYNSTDSLNRSPYGQALFEGIVKDSSTDKEFAAIKDTLKRNGRRFFDVPMKKHNLKGILSINNYHA, from the coding sequence TTGCATAGGATAAAGAAATTCGACAGAAATAACGCTCGTAGTCTAAATTCAGTTATTGCACTTAATCCCGATGTTATTAAAGAAGCAAAGGAGAAAGATTCTGCTTTTCAGGCAGGACAAAGGAACCATCCTATTTTTGGTATTCCGGTTCTTCTGAAGGATAATATAAATACTGAAAATATGCCTACTACTGCAGGTGCGGTAGCTTTGCAGAAAAATAATACGGACGATGCATACATCGTAGAGCGTCTGAAGGAAAACGGAGCTATAATTCTTGGTAAGGCAAATTTGAGTGAATGGGCATATTTCTTTTGTGGAGAATGTCCAAGTGGTTACTCGGCAGTTGGGGGACAAACTCTTAACCCTTACGGAAGAAAAATTCTCGATACCGGGGGCTCCAGTAGTGGGAGTGCTGTGGCTATTGCAGCTAATTTTGCTCCGGTTGCGGTAGGATCAGAAACTTCAGGGTCTATTTTATCACCTGCGAGTCAAAATTCTCTTGTTGGATTAAAGCCTACAATTGGAGTTTTAAGCCGGGGAGGAATAGTACCAATTTCGAGTACGCTGGATACGCCGGGGCCTATTACCAAAAACGTCATAGATAATGCAATTCTTTTTTCTGCAATGACAGGAAAGGATCCGCAGGATCCTGCTTCAGCAAAAAGTGGAAGAGTCAACGAGGATTATTATTCCTCCATATCGAAAAAGAATCTTGAGGGAGTTAGATTTGGCGCTTTAAAGCCACTGATGGAAGATTCCTTATATATAGCTGCTGTTAATGATCTTAGGGAGGCAGGTGCAGAAGTAATTGAATTCGAACCTGAAAAGGTGGAGCTTCCAAATTTTCTTAGGCTTCTCAATCTTGATATGAAGAAGGATTTACCTGAATATTTTGAAAAATATGGCGGCAGCGGTGAATTTCGAGGTGTAGAGGATGTAATAGCATATAATTCTACCGACTCTTTAAATCGTTCCCCTTACGGACAGGCCTTATTTGAAGGTATAGTAAAAGACTCATCAACTGATAAGGAGTTTGCTGCTATTAAAGATACCTTGAAACGAAACGGAAGACGTTTTTTTGATGTGCCTATGAAAAAGCACAATCTTAAAGGTATTTTATCAATCAATAATTACCATGCTTAG
- a CDS encoding DUF4295 domain-containing protein, with protein sequence MAKKSVATLQTGSKRLTKAIKMVKSPKTGAYTFVEAIMMPEQVNDFLSKK encoded by the coding sequence ATGGCAAAGAAATCAGTAGCAACATTACAAACGGGTTCCAAGAGATTGACCAAAGCCATTAAAATGGTAAAGTCACCTAAAACAGGTGCGTATACATTTGTTGAAGCAATCATGATGCCTGAGCAGGTAAATGACTTTTTGAGCAAAAAATAA
- the rpmG gene encoding 50S ribosomal protein L33, translating into MAKKGNRIQVILECTEHKQSGKPGTSRYITTKNKKNTPDRIELKKFNPILKKMTVHKEIK; encoded by the coding sequence ATGGCAAAGAAAGGTAACAGAATACAGGTAATCTTAGAGTGCACAGAGCATAAGCAGTCCGGAAAACCGGGTACTTCAAGATATATAACAACTAAAAATAAAAAGAACACGCCAGATAGAATTGAGTTGAAGAAATTCAACCCGATCCTAAAGAAAATGACGGTTCATAAAGAAATAAAATAA
- the rpmB gene encoding 50S ribosomal protein L28 gives MSRVCELTGKRAMVGNNVSHAMNKTKRKFNINLLKKRFYIPEEDRWVTLKVSTSALKNINKKGISAVIKEAREKGFLNK, from the coding sequence ATGTCAAGAGTTTGTGAGCTTACGGGTAAAAGAGCAATGGTAGGAAACAATGTTTCTCACGCAATGAATAAAACCAAGCGGAAATTTAATATCAACCTGTTAAAGAAGCGCTTTTACATTCCTGAAGAGGACCGATGGGTGACTTTGAAAGTTTCTACATCTGCATTAAAAAACATCAACAAGAAAGGTATTTCTGCTGTAATTAAAGAAGCAAGAGAAAAAGGATTTTTGAATAAATAA
- a CDS encoding Hpt domain-containing protein codes for MSKYYDLKDVNEMAGGDEDFIKVIVQTFLEEIPPDVQSMLQAIDNSNPSLAYQYAHKMKPNLQLFGLDLMEPILTIEAWSKGTETEKSAKSAGEKIDAKVNLAQHQLRNDFGL; via the coding sequence ATGAGCAAGTATTACGATTTAAAAGACGTCAATGAAATGGCAGGTGGTGATGAGGATTTTATAAAGGTGATAGTGCAGACCTTCCTGGAAGAAATACCGCCAGACGTGCAATCTATGTTGCAGGCAATAGATAACAGCAATCCGTCCTTGGCTTATCAATATGCACATAAAATGAAACCAAACCTTCAGCTTTTTGGTTTAGACTTAATGGAACCCATACTAACGATAGAGGCGTGGTCTAAGGGTACAGAGACAGAGAAGAGCGCAAAGAGTGCAGGAGAGAAAATTGATGCTAAAGTAAATCTGGCTCAACATCAATTGCGAAACGATTTTGGATTATAA
- a CDS encoding 3'-5' exonuclease, producing the protein MELKLTRPICFFDIEATGTNLAKDRIVEIAILKIFPNGNKESKSWLVNPEMKIPAEVIAIHGITNEKIQNEPTFKELAPQIHEMIKGSDLGGYNSNRFDIPMLVEELLRAGIDFEMKTHSVDVQSIFHKMEQRTLSAAYKFYCGKDLENAHTAEADTMATYEILKSQLERYQELDNDIASLASFSARKKCADFAGFISYDKSGAEIFAFGKYKGKNVEKVFDEEPGYFGWIQNADFPLYTKKVLTAIKLRKLNTKFK; encoded by the coding sequence ATGGAGTTGAAACTTACAAGGCCAATTTGCTTCTTCGATATAGAAGCTACAGGAACCAATCTGGCTAAGGACAGGATCGTAGAAATTGCTATTCTCAAGATTTTTCCAAACGGAAATAAAGAAAGTAAGTCCTGGCTGGTAAATCCTGAAATGAAAATTCCGGCTGAGGTCATCGCAATTCATGGGATCACAAATGAGAAGATCCAAAATGAACCTACTTTTAAAGAACTTGCGCCGCAGATCCACGAGATGATCAAAGGCAGTGATCTGGGAGGGTATAATTCTAACAGGTTTGACATTCCCATGTTAGTGGAGGAGTTACTTAGGGCAGGAATAGATTTTGAAATGAAAACTCACTCTGTAGATGTGCAGTCAATATTTCACAAAATGGAACAGCGCACCCTTTCTGCTGCTTATAAATTTTACTGCGGAAAAGACCTCGAAAATGCACATACTGCTGAAGCTGATACCATGGCAACCTACGAGATCCTTAAATCCCAACTTGAAAGGTATCAGGAACTTGACAATGACATTGCTTCCCTGGCCTCGTTTAGTGCGAGGAAAAAGTGTGCCGATTTCGCCGGATTTATTAGCTACGATAAAAGTGGTGCCGAAATTTTTGCTTTCGGAAAGTATAAAGGAAAAAATGTTGAAAAAGTATTTGATGAAGAACCGGGATATTTTGGTTGGATTCAAAATGCCGATTTTCCGTTGTATACAAAAAAGGTTTTGACGGCAATTAAACTTCGAAAGTTGAACACCAAATTCAAGTAG
- a CDS encoding dihydrolipoamide acetyltransferase family protein, with protein MAKFELKLPKMGESVAEATITNWLKEVGDTIEADEAVLEIATDKVDSDVPSEVDGKLIEKLFEADDVVQVGQTIAIIEIESDGGGDDRQEDEPQEAMVKEVEETVSAAQKGVEAPAASSTQDFSESDRFYSPLVKNIAKQEGISLEELEQIEGSGKDGRVTKNDILGYIENRGEGSAKSQSQGQSIDTARLEPAVKNQPAPVSVNGEDEIIEMSRMGKMIAHHMVDSVQTSAHVQSFIEVDVTNIWNWRQKNKTVFEKREGEKLTFTPIFMEAVAKAIKDFPLINISVNGDKIIKRKNINLGMAAALPDGNLIVPVIKNADRLNLVGLAKEVNDLANRARMNKLKPDDIQGGTYTVTNVGTFGSVMGTPIINQPQVAILALGAIRKVPAVIETPEGDFIGIRHKMFLSHSYDHRVVNGALGGQFVQRVAQYLEQFDVDRTV; from the coding sequence ATGGCAAAGTTTGAACTAAAATTGCCCAAAATGGGTGAAAGTGTTGCAGAAGCAACCATTACAAATTGGTTAAAAGAAGTGGGCGATACCATTGAAGCTGACGAAGCTGTACTGGAAATCGCTACCGATAAAGTTGACAGTGATGTTCCAAGTGAAGTAGATGGAAAGTTAATTGAAAAACTTTTTGAAGCCGATGATGTGGTACAGGTAGGACAAACCATTGCTATTATAGAGATTGAAAGTGATGGCGGGGGAGATGATAGGCAAGAGGATGAACCTCAGGAAGCTATGGTAAAAGAAGTGGAGGAAACTGTAAGTGCGGCACAAAAAGGTGTTGAAGCACCAGCGGCTTCTTCAACTCAGGATTTTTCAGAATCGGATAGATTTTATTCACCCCTGGTTAAAAATATTGCGAAACAGGAAGGAATTTCCTTAGAAGAACTTGAGCAAATTGAGGGATCGGGCAAAGATGGCAGGGTGACCAAAAATGATATTCTTGGATATATTGAAAATCGGGGAGAGGGCTCTGCAAAATCTCAATCTCAAGGGCAAAGCATAGATACAGCAAGATTAGAGCCCGCAGTTAAAAATCAACCTGCTCCGGTAAGTGTCAACGGCGAAGACGAGATCATTGAAATGAGTCGTATGGGTAAAATGATTGCCCATCACATGGTTGACAGTGTACAAACTTCTGCACACGTTCAATCTTTTATTGAGGTAGACGTTACCAATATTTGGAACTGGAGACAAAAGAACAAAACTGTCTTTGAGAAAAGAGAAGGTGAGAAATTGACCTTTACTCCCATTTTTATGGAGGCCGTTGCAAAAGCAATCAAAGATTTTCCCCTTATTAATATTTCTGTTAATGGAGATAAGATTATAAAAAGAAAAAATATTAACCTGGGAATGGCTGCAGCTTTGCCGGATGGCAATCTCATTGTTCCTGTTATAAAAAATGCTGACAGATTAAATCTTGTAGGATTGGCAAAAGAAGTCAATGACCTCGCAAATCGCGCAAGAATGAATAAACTAAAACCAGATGATATACAGGGAGGAACTTATACCGTCACTAATGTTGGTACTTTTGGAAGCGTAATGGGCACACCTATTATAAATCAGCCACAGGTAGCTATCCTTGCTCTGGGGGCGATACGAAAAGTGCCTGCCGTGATAGAAACCCCGGAAGGGGATTTTATTGGGATTCGCCACAAGATGTTTTTATCTCATAGTTATGATCACCGGGTAGTAAATGGAGCTCTTGGAGGGCAATTTGTACAAAGGGTCGCACAATACCTTGAACAGTTTGATGTGGATCGAACAGTTTAA
- the recR gene encoding recombination mediator RecR, whose protein sequence is MDFSSKLLEQAVAEMSQLPGVGKRTALRLVLHLLRQPEAQTQQLTEALSRLRKDIKLCKNCHNISDTEVCDICANPNRIREIVCVVEDIRDVMAIENTSQYRGLYHVLGGKISPMDGIGPSQLNIRSLVEKVKQGEIEEIIFALSSTLEGDTTNFYIFKQLEGVKVKTSTIARGISVGDELEYADEVTLGRSITNRVPFENSLKN, encoded by the coding sequence ATGGATTTTTCTTCAAAATTACTGGAGCAGGCGGTCGCAGAAATGTCTCAGTTACCGGGAGTTGGAAAACGCACGGCTCTAAGGCTGGTATTACACCTGTTGAGACAACCGGAGGCGCAGACCCAACAGCTTACAGAAGCCCTTTCCCGATTGAGGAAGGATATTAAGCTATGTAAGAACTGCCACAACATCAGTGATACAGAGGTTTGTGATATTTGTGCTAATCCTAACAGAATAAGAGAAATAGTTTGTGTGGTTGAAGATATAAGAGACGTCATGGCTATAGAGAACACATCTCAGTACAGGGGTTTGTACCACGTCCTGGGAGGAAAAATTAGTCCCATGGATGGGATTGGACCGTCGCAACTCAACATAAGATCTCTTGTAGAGAAGGTGAAACAGGGCGAGATCGAAGAAATTATTTTTGCCCTTAGTAGTACCCTGGAAGGTGACACAACTAACTTTTATATATTTAAACAACTGGAAGGGGTGAAGGTAAAAACATCAACAATAGCACGTGGAATCTCTGTAGGCGATGAGCTGGAGTATGCAGATGAAGTGACGTTGGGCAGGAGTATTACCAATAGAGTTCCATTTGAAAATTCTCTGAAGAATTAA